In Azospirillum thermophilum, the sequence GACGCTGGCCGACCTGGTGTCCCGCCTGATCCCCACCGCGCAGGAGGTCATGCTCGGCGTCCTCACCTCGCTGGTCGGCGCGCCCTTCTTCCTGTTCCTCATCCTGCGCGCCCGGCGGGAGGCGTGGTGACGATGCTGTCGGCCCGCGGAATCACCCTGCGCCTGGGGGAACGCCCCATCCTGACCGATGCCGGCTTCACGGCCCGGCGCGGCGCCGTCACCGGACTGATCGGGCCGAACGGCGCCGGCAAGTCCACCCTGCTCCGGGCGGTCGCCGGCCTGCTGCCCCATGACGGCGACGTCCGCTTCGCGGGGCAGCCGCTGCCGGCGGATGTGCGCGCGCGGGCGAAGCTGCTCGGCTATCTGCCGCAAGGCCACCTCGTCCATTGGCCGCTGACGGTCCGCCGCACGGTGGCGCTGGGGCGGCTGCCGCATCTCGGTCCGCTCGGACGGCTGGGACGGGCGGATGAAGACGTGATCGAGCGGGTCATGGCGGCGACCGGCGTCGCCGCGCTGGCGGCGCGCGCGGTGCCGACCTTGTCGGGTGGCGAGCGGGCGC encodes:
- a CDS encoding ABC transporter ATP-binding protein, whose amino-acid sequence is MLSARGITLRLGERPILTDAGFTARRGAVTGLIGPNGAGKSTLLRAVAGLLPHDGDVRFAGQPLPADVRARAKLLGYLPQGHLVHWPLTVRRTVALGRLPHLGPLGRLGRADEDVIERVMAATGVAALAARAVPTLSGGERARVMLARVLATDAPVLLADEPTAALDPGHQLRIMALLRAEAAGRNRAVVVVLHDLSLAARYCDELVLMMPDRRVVAGDAASVLTSPLLQEAYGVPFAVTRAAGIPVVLPRPGHDRSA